Within the Coregonus clupeaformis isolate EN_2021a unplaced genomic scaffold, ASM2061545v1 scaf0201, whole genome shotgun sequence genome, the region CAAGCTCTTTCAAGttcgttgttgatcattgctagacaaccattttcaagtcttgccatagattttcaagccgatttaagtcaaaactgtaactaggccactcaggaacattcgatgtcgtcttggtaagtaactctagTTTATATTTGGCCTTgaattttaggttattgtcctgctgaaaagtggatttgtctcccagtgtgtctcttggaaagcagactgaaccaggttttcctctaggactttgcctgtacttagctcaattcatttcatttttattcaaaaaaaatccctagtccttgccgatgacatgcatacccataacatgatgcagccaccacgatgcttgaaaatatgaagagtggtactcagtgatgtgttgtgttggatttgccccaaacataatgctttgtattcaggagaaAAAGTTAAATTACTTTACTACCTTATTACAaatgttaagttgcgtcaattcaaatctggtatttgggacaaaagaggtcaacacgacttctaagatatactagtattttaattaatgcaaaaccttcaatggtaaatatgatgttcgtatatacgggtccactgaaatacctcgcagggcactcagagaactaatccattgttatgagttctccttaaaatactctgacagagatagtttctgctccctgctgggcctatcagagtagagactgagcgtggtttagacttactcagccaatccgttggcgcaccggctggtcccaggcccttggcgctccaccgttgcacacggttgccaggcataagttcttatcataacaacctgtcatggtgagaagagccagctcccctagacaccattccttcgtccaaggacggttcacagatcacaaagaagcagtgtagtctagtatttggagacacaaattctTATCTTCCCCTTCtccctaaaacagctcctcacattaatcacagcttgccaggtgaaaCAACCCACATCAGCACAGTACAGACCTTTTATGCTTATCatcaatgcattccttccaaggtAGGTATCACATCCAGTTATGAGAAAATAAATCCCAACACAAACAATAttggtattctgtacaggcttccttcttttcactctgtcatttaggttagtattgtggagtaactacaatgtcgttGATCCATCAGTTCTCTCCTATCATagccatttaactctgtaactggtttaaagtcacctttggccttatggtgaaatccctgagcggtttctttcctctccgtcAACTTTATAGtcactggatgtattgatacaccatccaaagtgtaattaataacttcaccatgctcaaagtgatattcaatgtctgctttgggtgccattctttgtgaggcattggcaGCGCAATGGAGCGCGTGGTGAGTAgattggagcgatgggagagaggttgCGTTtttacacctcctccaaccacacaACTCATCCGACCTCCAGCGATGGTCCCCTACAAGCAGCACTTTAGCGTGtcggtgcccagtctggggccggcaaccagCCCAACTACCGGGTTGGAAACCATCTCTGCGTCGGTGTCCAGGGTGGGCACGACGTACAGCCCCATTTTGGAGCAGGAGCTCCTAAACGTGtcggtgcccagtctggggccggcaaccagTCCTATTACAGGGCTGGAGTTTTCCTCTGCGTCGGTGCCCAGGCTGGGCACGGCGTTTAGTCCTGCTCCAGAGATGGGGATGGATACGAGTCCGGAagtttgctccactccggagccagagcaatccgctccaccggtgcctgatccggctccggtcagcggctccactccggagccagagtagtccgccccaccggggtccagttcagctccggttagcggctccactccagacccagaagtcagcccctcccCGGGGTCTGGGCcttccacaccagggtccagacagggcttggtgcatcgtggggggattgaatgtttatttagttaaataaacatgtacgcttttcacgctgcaccttggtccgacccgtctctcaacgttcgtgacagcaTTTGAAATTGAAGTACAGTGTTCATGTTTAATGATAGTGAACATATGGTGAATTTAAAGTACACTTTTAAGAAATGTGTTGAAGTGTAATGATATGGTATTTGAAGTATATATATGATTTGAATACTTAAGAATACTTGTAATAtattaaaatatttattttttttcgATTGGGAAGCAAATCCTTTCCAAACAGCCTGAACTCCATTTGCTGTCAATCTTTAATTTGTTGTTCATTGATGAATTATGTATTTTGTAAACCACAATGGAAATACGTTTCTAAACTTTTTTTGTGTTATCCTCAATGATTTTTAAATGCATTGTATCCACATGTGTGGCTGTGTTTTTTAAATGGTCAAATAAATAATATATCATATCAAGAATGTATCAAGAATGAATAGAGATCAGCCATGTGAAGGGTTAATTATTTTCCAGAGCACAGAGCAGCACTGTGTGGGAGGAGCATGTTGATGTCACTTTGCTAAAGTGAAACTTAAGTTGCTAGACATGCTGTATGTTGCACACACACCAGTAAACTCTCTAAAACTCTTCAGAAATCTCTCTTAAAGATCTACAGAGTCTCCTGTGTGTTTCTAAACTGCAGTACATACCAGAAAGAAATCAGAGCAAGCGCCCACACTCTTTCACACACAGGTGAGTATAGACTTACAAGGGCAGCTGAAGATACGTTATACTGTGTAAATGTTATGGTATTCTCCTGTTTTCATTATTTACAGTACCTATGTTTCACTATATTTGGTAAAATGACTAATTTATACTGTACATTGTATGGTTAAACAATGTTAATCAAGATTGGTTGGTATCCCTTAATGTCATGTTGCCAATGGCACTGAAACTTTTGAGAGATGACTCATTCCAGTAAATAATTTATAGTTTCGCTTTCTCTGTCTAGATATGGCTTCCTCCAGCATTCTCCTGTCTGAAGAGCAGTTCCTGTGCTCTATCTGTCTGGATGTGTTCACTGAGCCAGTCACCACTTCATGTGGACACAACTTCTGCATGGCCTGTGTCACAAAGTACTGGGATAGCAAGGACCTGTGTCAATGTCCACTGTGTAAGGAGAACTTCTATAGACAACCTGAGCTTCGTGTCAACACAACATTAAGAGAGGTTGTAGAGAATTTTAAAAGGATGAGAGACAGAGGTAAAGATGAGTCCCCTGCCAAACCTGGAAAAGTGCCCTGTGACGTCTGCACTGGGAAGAAGTGCAAGGCCCTGAAGTCCTgcctggtgtgtctggcctcttactgtgagactcacctggagCCTCATCAGATAGCCCCAGCCTTCAAGAGACATAAGCTGATCGACCCTGTGGAGAACCTGGAAGACAGGATCTGTAAGAAGCATGACAGAATCCTGGAGCTGTTCTGTAGGACTGACCAGACTTGTGTGTGTCAGTTCTGCACTGAGGCAGACCACAAGACTCATGACACTGTCCCTATAGAGGAAGAGTGTGGAGAGAGGAAGGCTCAGCTGGGGAAAACTGAGGCAGAAGTGCAGCAGATTATCCAGGAGCGACTGCAGAAGGTTAAAGAGATCAAACTCTCAGTAGATCTCAGCAAGagatatgcagagagagagatagcagacaGCATGCAGGTTTTCACTGCTCTGGTGCTCTCCATTGAGAAAAACCAGGCTGAGCTAATTGAGGTGATTGAGGAGAAGCAGGAAGCAGTTGAGAGGCGGGCTGAAGGGCTCATTAAAGAGCTGGAGCAGGAAATCACTGAGCTAAAGAGGAGAAGGACTGAGCTGAAGCAGCTCTCCCACAGTGAGGACCATCTCCAACTTCTCCAGAGCTTCCTATCCCTAGTGTGCAACCCTCCACCCACCAAGAACTGGTCTGAGATCAGCGTTCACAGTGATCTGTTTGTGGGGACTGTGAGGAGAGCTGTGTCTCAGCTGGAGGAGACACTgaataaagagatggagaagctGCCTGAAGTCAAACTGAAGAGGATTCAGCACTATGCAGTGGATGTGACTCTGGATCCTGATACAGCAAACCGCTGGCTCATCCTGTCTGAAGATGGGAAACAAGTAAGATATGGAGACACACCACAGAAACTTTCTGACAATCAAAAAAGGTTTGATCGTTTTGCCATTGTTCTTGGAAAGAATGGCTTCTCCTCAGGGAGATTTTACTATGAGGTGACGGTTAAGGGGAAGACTAGGTGGACTTTAGGAGTGGCCAGAGAGTCCATAGACAGGAAGGGGATTATCAAACCGAGACCTGAGACTGGACTATGGACTCTGGTCCTGAGGGATGGGAATCAGTACACAGCCTGTGCCTCCCCCCAAGTCTGTCTCTCCCTAAACGAGAAGCCCcagaaggtgggggtgtttgtggactatgaggagggtcaggtctccttttatgatgtggaggccaggtctcatATCTACTCTTTCACTGGATGCACCTTTACAGAGAAACTCTATCCATACTTAGGCCCCTGTAATAATGCTGGTGGTAAAAACTCAGCTCCTTTCATCATCTCTCCTCTCAATCACACAGACTGATTAAACGATGGAGAGAGAACTGTTTTTCATAACAGATCATTTACAACGTACATTTACAAATCATTAAATGTATCAATATATTTCCAAATTAGTATATTTAGTCAGGTTGACATGTCACATGATTAGAATATCCACGATGTCCTCTGAAATTGTATCAACAAATGAGAATGTAAACTGTTCTGTACATCTTAACATGGATAAGAAATGCTTGTATTTACTGAAAAGTAAGACTATGAACTGGAATGAACTtcaatagaaaataaataaatggtatGTTTGATTAGGGCTGTGACGATTATGGAATTTTGAGTAACGATTTACTGTCATGTAAATGGCCAATGTTATTGCCATAATTGTCATTGGTGTTGAAACATGTTTTGAGCTTGTAATGTACCATAACGCATCTTTGAAAATTTGCTAAGACATACCTAATGAATACAACACAGCTATGGTGTCACACGCTGTCTCAAAAACAAATGGTTTTGACCACTTGGAACTATTGGAAATGAAGCTTGTCCTCCTGACCGTGGATGTAGATGAATGTGAGAAAGTACTTGCCTTTGAGCTGGTTATTGGTCTATCACAGTGACTGTAATAAAGGACTTACTTTTCCTTTGAGCTGGTTGTGGATGTAGGTGAGGATGAGGCGAGGGATCTCCACCAGGGTGATGATAAAGGAGCCTTTGGCCACGGTTCCCAGGTTGTAGTGGGCCAGATGCGACATAGATGACAGGATGGGGTCAGGGCCAGCTGGGTTTTGTTTCCTGATGTCAACCACAGGGTAGAGGAAAAGAGGAGTTAGAAATAGGATGTGATACAGGACAGACCTGAGTTCAAATAGTATTGGTTTGTTTAAATTTCTTTGAGCGTTTGATTGAGCTGGtatggagtgccagatgggcaggggtctgtacttttgggactattccattgattCTGTTGCATCAGGCGAGATCAATCAAGTGCAGCTAACATATTTGACAGAAAAACAAATACTTTGAACTCAGGTCTGATACGGGACTATTTTCCTATTTCACAATTACAAGCATTTAATTAAATTACATATATTGTTTTATTGTTGGGAATATATATGATTTATATTATTGGGTATATTGTTTTATCATTTCTCCCTCTTAGTGGATATCTTAATGTCATCCAGAAACAAACCCGTGTCCCCGATAGAACTGATCCTCTCTTCCCCCACAGCTCTCACAAACACAAGTGGGCATTGCttgttttcatttatttattactctgcataaaatgtttataaaaaatattattgatTAAACTCTGTTTGCATGCATGAATAGAGATAAAGTAAAAGATAATCAGTTTTTCTATGGATATTAAAAACTCAATAAGCAGTAATGACTCAGTGTTTCCACAATTTAGGGATTGTCAGTTATGGTTATGCATTGCCTCTGACATAAGACAACCTCAGCACTTGTAAGACCTGCATTTCATGTATTAAACTAATATAAAACATCCTCATCAGAGTAAATGGCTCCTTCATATTTGATCCACCGTAGTAAAATTATCCTGTTAACAGGCGAGGGAGAACACCTTttcacaaaaaaattaataaataaatcacACTTTCAAAAATGTCCATGTAAAAACTTTTCTGTTATGCTAGTCAGATGTATTTGTCAAAATTGTATTAGATGTACCAATGCAAGACAAGAAGTGACCATGATCATCATTACCACAATCCAAAAAGTAATTTGAGATTTTAAAAAACACTTGTAGTATACCGTAGTAGTGGTTAcaaaataacagtgaagacatggaATGCATTTGAAAAATCGCTCACAATACCTTGACCCAGAAGAGGATTAACTAAAAAACACCAACTCTACAGCCTGTAAAATAGCACCAAACTACAAAAACAATATTCTTGACGGATGTACTTCTGTTACATAAAACATTTGTTACAAAAAGGCATTGTGCTTTTAAAGAAAACAAAGCTTTCATGTAAAGTGTGCCATAAATGAATAAACAGGTTATCAAAAATATTGTAGTCCCTGGGACTGGAGTGATATCATGGAAACATTTGGAATGCCTTTtggtttccatcttctggtttggtttggtcaaGCAAAAGTCCCTCCTCCATGACTCTACAACAATAAACATAT harbors:
- the LOC121559787 gene encoding E3 ubiquitin-protein ligase TRIM39-like, with the translated sequence MASSSILLSEEQFLCSICLDVFTEPVTTSCGHNFCMACVTKYWDSKDLCQCPLCKENFYRQPELRVNTTLREVVENFKRMRDRGKDESPAKPGKVPCDVCTGKKCKALKSCLVCLASYCETHLEPHQIAPAFKRHKLIDPVENLEDRICKKHDRILELFCRTDQTCVCQFCTEADHKTHDTVPIEEECGERKAQLGKTEAEVQQIIQERLQKVKEIKLSVDLSKRYAEREIADSMQVFTALVLSIEKNQAELIEVIEEKQEAVERRAEGLIKELEQEITELKRRRTELKQLSHSEDHLQLLQSFLSLVCNPPPTKNWSEISVHSDLFVGTVRRAVSQLEETLNKEMEKLPEVKLKRIQHYAVDVTLDPDTANRWLILSEDGKQVRYGDTPQKLSDNQKRFDRFAIVLGKNGFSSGRFYYEVTVKGKTRWTLGVARESIDRKGIIKPRPETGLWTLVLRDGNQYTACASPQVCLSLNEKPQKVGVFVDYEEGQVSFYDVEARSHIYSFTGCTFTEKLYPYLGPCNNAGGKNSAPFIISPLNHTD